Below is a genomic region from Chelmon rostratus isolate fCheRos1 chromosome 7, fCheRos1.pri, whole genome shotgun sequence.
CAGTATTAcaagcagccagcagcactTAGTGAGTTCATGggtcaaaagaaaagaaactgtgcACATAGGTGAGCAGAGTTACACTTTGAGCCGTCGTAATTAGCCTGCATATGTTGCCCCACAAGTGTTTTGCAGGCTCTTacataagacaagataaaaaaaaacattaacctTGTCAAATAAACCTGCCAACAGCCCTAACCTGAGTCAGTTAGTGTGCCTTTACTGTCTATCCTAAACGACATTTGGAATTTAAAGCTAGTGTCAGTCTGAGGGTCAGAGaccatttttgttttaaagctttttgtgAGAACATACGAGCAAGTTTCTTTGAAGGACAGCATTTGCTcatgaaagaaacagacagtGTAATGTCCACCGCCATCACTGTGATGTCCTGTTTATTCCATCATCAGTCAGGAACAAATGCCTTCAAGAATTTGAGGAAAAACAAGTGAGACCACTACAATCCTGTATAAAGTTGTGCCAAGCGACAGCCTGATCAATAATTGCAGTCTGCTCAACTCACCTCAATTTAAGAGATTGACTTAAGCTTTAACTGCATTTCTTAAGGCTTGATTTAATTTAATCCCGTGCTGTAAAACTGCAGGGTTTGTCTTTAACACACGCTCTGCTGTGTCATGTCAGAGCCATCTGACCATGACTGTTCATTTCTACCTGTTACACAACTCCTAACCTCTGTCCACATTTCATACTTaatcaactgtgtgtgtgtgtgtgtgtgtgtgtgtgtgtgtgtgtgtgtgtatgctttgCATCGCTCAAGTTGAACTGGGTGAGCTCTGTTCATTTAAACATAAAGGGATAACGGCAACAGCTGCACAACAGCTGCATGAAAGGTATGACAGGTTCTTCTCTGGTTTTAGTGTGGATATTGATATATTCACTGTCATTTTCATATACTCATTATTATTtgtatgtactgtattgtaCTTCAATTTAATATGATTTCAATGTGCAtgctttgtttcctttttttgtgtttttttttacttcggAGCTTTCACATGCAGTGCTATTATAGTAACAGACCATATGGCAGTATAAATATAAGTTGTCTCTGAATTAGTTTTATCTTGTCTCAATGCACCGAGGCACTGAGGTGTGCTCAGGGAGTGGGGATATCTCATTTTATCATATCTAATTTTAAGATGGAACAGGGATATGCACccaaatttacatttttacagtcATGCGTGCAGAGTAAACTAAGAAAGTGCAAACGAACTCTTTGATCAAAAGAAATTAGGTCACATCCGTTGGGAGGCCAAAAGGGAGGGAAATTAGGGCTACTCAAGTTGCACCAATAAAAGCTTTAAGTCCTTTCACAAAGCCTAATAAATACGTAGAAGATGACATTTGAACAGGGACGGCTCCTCGAATTCCTAAAACCACAAAGTGTTCTTTGAATGAGTTTGGACAAGGTGTACTGATCTGATCTGGTAACTGAGATTGTCCATTTTTCTCAGGCAGTGATTGTTGTTTGAAAGCTGATTTGAACGTGATAAAGAATGTTTTTCATGAGAGAACACTTCTCTTGTCAATGAGAGTGGCAGGTTAAAaagatttgaaatgtaaatattggATTTGTTCTCTCTCTAGAACATAATGGCACTCCTCCTGTGGCTTGGCTTATCGCTGCTGGCCTCGGTTCAGTCCAGTGGTGTCAAGAACTGCCACCCTGGTTGCCGCTGTGAGGTGGAAAGCTACGGCCTGTTCGACAGCTTCAGTCTGACCAGGGTGGACTGCCGTGGGCTGGGACCCGGCACCACCATGCCTATCCCCATCCCGCTGGACACTTCTTCCTTAGACCTGTCCTCTAACGCCATGGGCCCGCTCAGTGACACCATGTTAGCTGGTCCAGGCTACACCACCCTCGTCAGCTTGGACCTAAGCAACAACCATATAACAAAGGTCAGTGGTTGGAGGAGCCTGAGTCTGGAATCTTTGGTCTGAAATGAGGCTACGTAACCTTTGAAAACTTACTTATACAAATGAAAACTTAAACTTATAATCAATAAAATGCATCCACAGGGTTATGTATTTGTGCGCAACTTATGGCTAAAGTTAGCCACTGTTAGGTAACTTTACGTAGATGCTGTAAAACCAGCATGCTGTAAAAAGTGTGttaattgttttggttcactctcactgctaGGGCTGGGCTATTTGGCCTaataatatcacaatatttcagtatttctgcGATTTTGATATTCATGATGGTAtgacaaaatactgaaaaatgtttgtggTTTAGAACTCAAAATAGCTGTTGAGCCCTTGCAGGATTTTTGGCTCGCCTCATACTGAACCGGgtgcttctgcttgaggttGTGACATATGTTTTGCTGTTACAATCTTATCGTCTTCTTACAATTGAATGATGTGATATGGCGCTCTACTACTCGCCTCTCTCACTTACAGCATTTTTACTTGTAAAAAGCAGCTGCTTTCatgaaaaaaagctgtaaaacccCACCTAGTATAACCCCCCAGCACCAAAAGGCAAAGAGACAAAGgtagcagctccacagtggAAGATatgcagctaaagagccagacatttccctctggagttggtggagaccaaaacagagctaatagagtaaatattggacttaacaacacaactccaaatgaaagcTGATGTTGCTCCTTTACTGctagatgtgtaaataagaagctgtttgctaacaagtcaCCATatcaatgtttttgttgtccaccagtgtgtaaaaaaaaaatctgttattgtAGATAAGAGACCAGAGTATTTTCTCCTTATTGCTACGACTGTTTTGCTACGTTTTAGTATTTTACAGGTAAAAATTTCAGTGGTTTTGttatgaaaaatgaataaattagacTATAACCAAAGTCATAACCACagtaaatgtaaacaaagtttTTGCTTACTtatatttaaacacacacacatgtacacctCAGGCCTATGATGTTGCTCTATGAGGCACTACAAGCTAATGGTCAAAATGCCTTTTTCTCAACAATATAAAAGTTAAGCTGGTCACCCCAAAAGCTGTTTGCTTGGATGgttatttttataaataaatactCAAACATATATGTTTTAAACATATATTTGACTTAAACAAAGAGTTGCTGTATATGTCAAATCTCATGGTATACCTTTATTTCACTGCCATCTGAAAATACTAGctcttaaaatgtctttttctttgtgttcccTCTCCCCTACCTTTGCATTTTCAGGTAAGCCCCAATGCTTTGTCCAAACTGCGTTACCTGGAGACTCTGGATCTGAGCCACAACAACTTGGAGAGCCTCTCCCCGAGCTGTTTCTCTGGCCTCCCTCTGGCTGATGTTGACCTCAGCTACAACAGCTTCCAAGAGTTCGACATGGACGTTTTCACTACTAAAGTTAATGGGGAACCTGTCAGCGTGGATCTATCTCATAACAAGCTCGTGTCAGTCTCTATGACTTTGCGTGGAAGAGTACTACAcattcaaagtttaaatttGTCAGCAAATCGGCTGTTGAGCGTACCGAGACTGGCAGGACTTCCGCTGAGGTACCTCAATCTAGATAGCAACCCCATCGCCCGAATCAAGGAGGGAGCTTTCACTCAGTTGAGTGATCTGGTGTCTTTATCCATCAGTGGCCTCCATGAGCTTCAGGAAATCGAGCCACACAGCTTCAAGGGCCTCCAGAGTCTGCAAGTCCTGGATCTCTCAAACAACCCCAAGCTCAAGAGCCTGAGCCCTGTGGTTTTCAGCGGACTAGACTCCTTGCAAGAGCTGAATTTGTCTGGCTCTGGTGTGGCGTCCTTGCCAAATAACATGCTGACTCACCTGCCCAGTATTAAGAGTATTACACTGGGAGAACACATCCACTGCTGGAGGACCCAGAAGCAGGGACAGTTCCACCGGCAGCTGGGTCAGGTCCAACACAACGAGGTGCTGAGCTGTAATGTGGAGGGCATCGTGTTGTGAGACTGTGGAAGTGGACCACTCTTTAAGGGGCCAGTATACTCCGTCAGAAGTGCTTGTCAGATGGTCGAGTAGTTTCAGAAACCCACTCCTCCCACATCTTTCCCATGTCGGAGTTGAGGTTCTGGGCCCGgccatttctgtcactttccGAAACTGATGTTCTGGTGTTCACACCCTCGTCacgctgcttttctttcctgaCACAACTATTTCTGGTACTTTTCATATGAGCGACTGAGTGCAACAATATCGCAACCCCCCTCTCTGTGACGGGGTCCGCCTTCTAGTGTAGCCAACTGTAAACACTTTGATTTCCAATGTGCTCGGACAACACGTCGTAGGAGAATATCCCCCAGCCCTTATAGTCCCAATGCCAGAGCTGTGCCTTATCTGCCTTTTTTGTGTTACTCTCACTTAAGTACCTCTGTTCCAAGGTGAAACTGGAATCTGTCTTAACGGTTTAACGTAGCCTTCACAAACTCCTGACACAAACATCATGAATTCTGTACCTTTTtgaaacacaatgacaaaatgtCCAGCATTTTACACGGcacagaaaatgtctttttcatcttcatcttacCCAGTAGTCTAAACTGGTAGGAAACCTTTCTTCAATCCAAAACTTTAAGCAATGTTTTTACGTCATGTTCTTCATTTAAAGTGGGACCATTGAGAGTTATTTGCACTTGTTCCAGTTACGGTATTTTTATAATGATGCACTTACACATGGCTAAATGTCACCCAGTCTTAATAGAAAACTCTCTTTA
It encodes:
- the tsku gene encoding tsukushi isoform X2 codes for the protein MKGTENIMALLLWLGLSLLASVQSSGVKNCHPGCRCEVESYGLFDSFSLTRVDCRGLGPGTTMPIPIPLDTSSLDLSSNAMGPLSDTMLAGPGYTTLVSLDLSNNHITKVSPNALSKLRYLETLDLSHNNLESLSPSCFSGLPLADVDLSYNSFQEFDMDVFTTKVNGEPVSVDLSHNKLVSVSMTLRGRVLHIQSLNLSANRLLSVPRLAGLPLRYLNLDSNPIARIKEGAFTQLSDLVSLSISGLHELQEIEPHSFKGLQSLQVLDLSNNPKLKSLSPVVFSGLDSLQELNLSGSGVASLPNNMLTHLPSIKSITLGEHIHCWRTQKQGQFHRQLGQVQHNEVLSCNVEGIVL
- the tsku gene encoding tsukushi isoform X1, which gives rise to MIRAEVTCGAVIDSWKGRGGLGSENIMALLLWLGLSLLASVQSSGVKNCHPGCRCEVESYGLFDSFSLTRVDCRGLGPGTTMPIPIPLDTSSLDLSSNAMGPLSDTMLAGPGYTTLVSLDLSNNHITKVSPNALSKLRYLETLDLSHNNLESLSPSCFSGLPLADVDLSYNSFQEFDMDVFTTKVNGEPVSVDLSHNKLVSVSMTLRGRVLHIQSLNLSANRLLSVPRLAGLPLRYLNLDSNPIARIKEGAFTQLSDLVSLSISGLHELQEIEPHSFKGLQSLQVLDLSNNPKLKSLSPVVFSGLDSLQELNLSGSGVASLPNNMLTHLPSIKSITLGEHIHCWRTQKQGQFHRQLGQVQHNEVLSCNVEGIVL
- the tsku gene encoding tsukushi isoform X3; protein product: MALLLWLGLSLLASVQSSGVKNCHPGCRCEVESYGLFDSFSLTRVDCRGLGPGTTMPIPIPLDTSSLDLSSNAMGPLSDTMLAGPGYTTLVSLDLSNNHITKVSPNALSKLRYLETLDLSHNNLESLSPSCFSGLPLADVDLSYNSFQEFDMDVFTTKVNGEPVSVDLSHNKLVSVSMTLRGRVLHIQSLNLSANRLLSVPRLAGLPLRYLNLDSNPIARIKEGAFTQLSDLVSLSISGLHELQEIEPHSFKGLQSLQVLDLSNNPKLKSLSPVVFSGLDSLQELNLSGSGVASLPNNMLTHLPSIKSITLGEHIHCWRTQKQGQFHRQLGQVQHNEVLSCNVEGIVL